In one Carassius carassius chromosome 12, fCarCar2.1, whole genome shotgun sequence genomic region, the following are encoded:
- the LOC132155260 gene encoding gap junction gamma-1 protein-like — MSWSFLTRLLEEIHNHSTFVGKVWLTVLIIFRIVLTAVGGESIYSDEQTKFTCNTKQPGCDNVCYDSFAPLSHVRFWVFQIIMISTPSVMYLGYAIHKIARASEEERCKNKIYQKRNCHSQWRNGHHLEEVLEEDDAEPMIYEEDMLDEQEVKPETDKGKCQDPAKHDGRRRIVQEGLMRMYVLQLLSRAIFEVGFLTGQYLLYGFRVNPSYVCNKIPCPHKVDCFVSRPTEKTIFLLIMYVVSCLCLLLNVCEMFHLGIGAFRDTLRKRRSHAQQPPYGYPYSRNISSSPPGYNLVVKSDKPGRIPNSIILQDQNMPRVIPEQHCTSPDENIPSDLATLHHHLRVAQEQLDMAFQTCNTKKSAHISRASSPVSGGTMTEQNRVNTAQEKQGARPKASTERAGTTANNGKTSVWI, encoded by the coding sequence ATGAGTTGGAGCTTTCTCACTCGACTACTGGAGGAGATCCACAACCACTCCACGTTTGTGGGGAAAGTTTGGCTGACTGTGTTAATTATTTTCCGGATCGTTTTGACCGCTGTGGGAGGTGAGTCAATCTACTCCGATGAGCAAACAAAGTTCACCTGCAACACTAAGCAGCCCGGCTGTGACAACGTATGCTACGATTCCTTCGCCCCGCTGTCACACGTCCGGTTCTGGGTGTTCCAGATCATCATGATATCCACCCCCTCTGTCATGTATCTGGGTTATGCCATCCATAAGATCGCCCGTGCCTCAGAGGAGGAACGGTGCAAGAACAAGATTTATCAAAAGAGGAACTGCCACAGTCAGTGGAGAAATGGGCACCACCTAGAGGAGGTCTTGGAGGAAGACGATGCTGAGCCAATGATCTATGAAGAAGACATGTTGGATGAGCAGGAGGTCAAACCAGAGACAGACAAGGGCAAATGCCAAGATCCAGCGAAGCATGATGGCCGCCGTAGGATCGTGCAAGAAGGCTTGATGAGGATGTATGTGCTTCAGCTTTTATCCCGTGCCATCTTTGAGGTGGGGTTCCTCACTGGTCAGTATCTCCTTTATGGCTTCCGTGTTAACCCTTCGTATGTCTGCAACAAGATCCCATGTCCGCATAAGGTAGACTGCTTCGTTTCACGACCCACCGAGAAAACCATCTTTTTACTCATCATGTACGTGGTGAGCTGTCTTTGTCTGCTGCTCAATGTTTGTGAGATGTTCCATTTGGGAATTGGTGCCTTCCGTGACACTCTTCGTAAACGTCGAAGCCATGCTCAACAACCTCCATACGGCTACCCTTACTCCAGGAACATTTCTAGTTCTCCACCTGGATACAACCTGGTGGTTAAATCTGACAAACCGGGTCGCATTCCCAACAGCATCATCCTACAGGACCAGAACATGCCCAGAGTGATTCCAGAACAGCATTGCACAAGTCCTGATGAGAACATTCCCTCTGACCTGGCTACTCTGCACCACCATTTACGAGTAGCTCAGGAACAACTTGACATGGCGTTTCAGACATGTAACACGAAAAAAAGTGCTCATATCTCCAGAGCTAGCAGCCCTGTGTCTGGTGGCACAATGACAGAACAGAACCGGGTCAATACAGCTCAGGAGAAACAGGGTGCACGACCGAAAGCTAGCACTGAGAGGGCAGGGACAACAGCAAATAATGGAAAGACATCTGTGTGGATTTAA